The Agrococcus sp. SGAir0287 DNA window TTGAGCCGGGAGACGAACTCCATCGTGCGCGTCGCATCCACGTCGACGAAGACGCTCACGTGCGGCGCCGAGTACGCCGACTCGACCATCGCCGCCGCGATCGCCTTGCGCACGCCCTTCACGGGGATGCGCTCCTCGCGCTCCCCCGACCACGCCGCCGGCGTCTCGAGATTCTTGAACACGCTCGCCTGCTCCGCGGCGCGCACGACGTCGTCGCGCGTGATCTCGCCTGCGAGCCCCGTGCCGACGACCGAGCGGAGGTCGACGTCGAGGTCGCGCGCGAGCATGCGGATCGGCGGCTTCGCGATCGTCGGCACCGCGGACGCCGCCGGCACCGAGGCGGGGCGGGCGGGCTCGGTGCGCTGCGGCGGCTGCTCGACGGTGCGCGGCTTGCGCCGCCGCGTCTGCGCGTCGCCGCGCACGCCGTAGCCGACGAGCACGGCGCCCGGCTCGTCGTGCGTGATCGTCGCCTGCACGTCGGCGACCGCCTCCTGCGCCTCGAGCGCGGACGGGTCGACCGCCTCCTCGCCGGCCGGCGCGTCGCCGTCCGCGATGCGGATGATGGGCGCACCCACCTCGACGGTGTCGCCCGGCTCGGCGAGCAGCGCCTCGACGCGACCGGCGAACGGGCTCGGCAGCTCGACGAGCGACTTCGCCGTCTCGATCTCGAGGATCACGTCGTTGACGGCGACCTCGTCGCCGACGGCGACCTTCCACGCCACGATCTCGGCCTCGGTGAGGCCCTCGCCGGGATCCGGCAGTCGGAACTCCTGCATCATGCCTCCATCAGTAGGCCAGCACGCGATCGACCGCGTCGAGCACGCGATCCGCGTCCGGCAGGTACACGGCCTCGAGCGCTGCCGGCGGGAAGGGCGCATCGAATCCCGACACGCGCAGCACGGGCGCCTCGAGCGAGTAGAAGGCGCGCTCGTGGATCGTGGCGGCGACCTCCGATCCCACCGACACGTGGCCGGGCGCCTCCTGCGCCACGACGACGCGACCGGTGCGCTGCGCCGACTCGACGATGGGCGCGAAGTCGATCGGCGACAGCGAGCGCAGGTCGACGACCTCGCACGACGTGCCCTCGCCCTCCGCGATCTGCGCGGCCTGCAGCAGCACGTGCACCATGGCGCCGTGGCCGACGAGCGTCACGTCGGTGCCGGAGCGCGCGACGACGGATCGGTGCAGCGGGCCGGGAGGGGCCGAGCGATCGACCTCGCCCTTCGCCCAGTACTTCGCCTTCGGCTCGAGGAAGATCACGGGGTCGTTGCCCTGGATCGCCTGCTGGATCATCCAGTAGGCGTCGTTCGCGGTCGACGGCGACACGACCCTGAGGCCCGAGGTGTGCGCGAAGTACGCCTCCGGGCTCTCCTGGTGGTGCTCGACCGCGCCGATGTGCCCGCCGTAGGGGATGCGGATGACGACGGGGAACGACACGGCGCCCGCGTGCCGAGCGGTGAGCTTCGCCAGCTGCGACACGATCTGGTCGAACGCGGGGTAGACGAAGCCGTCGAACTGGATCTCGCACACCGGGCGGTAGCCGCGCATCGCGAGGCCGATCGCTGCGCCGACGATGCCCGACTCGGCCAGCGGCGTGTCGATGACGCGCGCGGTGCCGAACTCGGCCTGCAGCCCGTCGGTGACGCGGAAGACGCCGCCGAGCGGCCCGATGTCCTCGCCGAGCAGCACGACCGAGTCGTCGGCGGCCATCGCGGCGCGCATGCCGGCGGTGAGGGCCTTCGCGATCGGCATCTGCTCCGTCGCGGGCGCGGCCGCCTCCGGGGTCGCCTGCTCGCTCATGCGTCGCCTCCGAACGTCGCCTCGAACTCCGCGAGCGCGAGCTTCTGCTGCGCGAGCGGCTCGTGCGGATCCGTGTAGACGTGGTCGAAGATCACGTCGCTGGGCGGGCTGCTCGCCTCCAGCGTGCGGCGGCGCACGTCAGCGGCGGTGTCGGCGGCCTCCTCGTCGATGTTCCGCAGCAGCGCGTCCTCCACGCCCTGCGCGCGCAGGTGTGCCGCAAGGCGGGCGATGGGGTCGCGGCGCTGCCACGCCGCCTCCTCCTCGCTCGAGCGGTAGCGCGTCGGGTCGTCGCTCGTCGTGTGGGCGCCCATCCGGTAGGTGTCGGCGACGACGTACCCGGGGCCGGAGCCTGCGCGCGCGGCGTCGAGCTCGGCGCGGCCGACGGCGAAGGCGATGAGCGGATCGTTGCCGTCGATCCAGTGGGCCCGATGGCCGAACCCGCGGGCGCGCAGGTGCAGCGGCGTGCGCGACTGCACGCGCGAGGGCACGGAGATCGCCCACTTGTTGTCCTGCACGTACGTCACGAGCGGCGCGTCGAACGTCGAGGAGAAGACGAGGCTCTCGGAGGCGTCGCCCTGGCTCGTCGCCCCGTCGCCGTAGCAGACGAGCACCGCCTCGTCGCGCTCGACGTCGCCCGTGCCGACCGCGCCGTCCATCGTCACGCCCATCGCGTAGCCCGTCGCGTGCAGCGACTGCGTGGCGATGACGAGGGAGTAGATGCGGCACCCGCGCGTCGCCGCGGGATCCCAGCCGCCGTGGCGCGCGCCGCGGAAGACGTCGACGATCTGCATCCACTCCACGCCGCGCACGTGCGCGATGACGTGCTCGCGGTACGACGGGAAGACGGTGTCCTGGTCGCGCATCGCGAACGCCATGCCGACCTGGCCGCCCTCCTGTCCGACGGAGGGGACCCACAAGCCCAGGCGCCCCTGCCGCTGCAGGTTGCGCGCCTCCATGTCGACGGCGCGCGTCACGACCATCGCGCGCTGCATCGCGATGCGGTCCTCGAGCGTCAGCGCGTCGGCGAGGGCATGCCAGCGCTCGGTCTCGGCGCCGTGCACGAGGGCGCCGTCGGCGTCGAGCAGCCGCAGCGGCTCGTCGAGGTCGGCGAGGGCCACCGTCACGCGAGCTCCCGGATGCGACGCACGGCCTCGACGATGCCGTCGTGCGCCTCGCGCTCGGCGATCGTGATGCGCACGCCGTCGGGGAACTGCCGCGCGACGATGCGGACGTCGTCGAGGATGCCGGCGATCGCCTCGGCCTGGTCGGGGCGAGCGGCGACCCAGATGAAGTTGCCGTGCGCGTGCGGCACGGGGGTCCCGGCGTCCGCGAGCCGCTGCTGCAGCGCGTCGCGGTCGGCTGCGAGCTGCTCGACACGGGCGAAGAGCTCGCCCTCGGCCTCGAGGCTCGCGAGCGCGGCGGCGGTCGCGAGGCCCGTGACCGACAGCGGGATGCCCGAGATGGTGGCGGCGGCGACGATCGACGGATCGCCGATCGCGTAGCCGACGCGCAGGCCGGCGAGGCCGTACGCCTTCGAGAACGTGCGCAGGATCACGACGTTGTCGTGGGCGGCCTGCGCCGCGAGGCCGTCGACCGTCGGAGCCTGCACGAACTCGACGTATGCCTCGTCGAGCATGACGAGCACGTCGGAGGGCACCTGCGCGATGAAGGCGTCCCACTGCTCCTGGGTCACGATCGGACCCGTGGGGTTGTTGGGGCTGCAGACGAAGACGGCACGCGTGCGCTCGGTGATGGCGGCTGCCATGGCCGGCAGGTCGTGCTCGGCCGTCTCGGTGAGCGGCACCATGATCGGCGTCGCGCCCGAGACCTGCACGAGCAGCGGGTACGCCTCGAACGAGCGCCACGCGAAGACGACCTCGTCGCCGGGCCCGGCGACCGCGGTGACGAGCTGCATGATCGCCGACACCGAGCCGTCGGAGACGAGGATGCGCTCCGGCGCGACGCCGTGCTTCGCGGCGAGCGCGGCGACGAGCGACGGGGCGCCCGCGGCGGGATAGCGGTTCACGGTCGACGCCTGCTCGACGATCGCATCGACGACCGAGGGCAGCGGCGGGAAGGGGTTCTCGTTGCTCGAGAGCTTGAATCCGCCCTCGGGAGCTGGCCGCCCTTGCTTGTAGGCGGGGATGGCCATGATGGCGTCACGCAGTCGTACCGGCACTGACCCAGGCTATGGCGAAGGCTCGCCTCATGGGGCATGAGGACGGTGGATGCCAAGATGTCGGCATGCGCTTCCTGCTGCGAATCGCCGGCACCGCCCTGTCGATCTGGGTCGTCACGCTCATCGTGCCCGGGATCCGGGTCGTGCCGTGGGCCGAGGGCGTCTGGCCGGAGGTCGGCACGCTGCTGCTCGTCGCCGTCGTGTTCGGCGTCATCAACGCCACGATCGGCAACCTCATCCGCATCGTCGCCTTCCCCATCTACCTCCTGACGCTCGGCATCGCTGCGCTGTTCGTGAACGCGCTGCTGCTCATGTGCGTGCACTGGCTGTCGGAGGCCGTCGGCTTCGGCCTGTGGATCGAGGGCTTCTGGTGGGGCTTCCTCGGCGCGATCCTCATCTCGTTCGGCACCTGGCTCGTCACCGTGATCACGCGGCCGCTGTGGCGGCGTGAGCGTGCGCGCGACCGCGACTGACCGCGTCCGGACGTTTCCGGCAAGGCCTGGAATGCGTCACGGCTCGCGCCGTTGCATCGAGGCATGAGCGAGCAGACGATGCAGGCGGTCGTGTACGACGCGTTCGGCGGGCCCGAGCGGCTCGAGGTGCGCGAGATCCCGGCCCCGACGCCCGGGCCCGGCGAGGTGCGCATCCGCGTGCTGCGCGCCGGCGTGAACCCCGTCGACTGGAAGGTGCTCGGCGGCGGGCTGCGCGGCCTGATGCACCATGCGCTGCCCATCGTGCCGGGCTGGGACGTCGCGGGCGTCGTCGACGCGCTCGGTCCCGACGTGCCCGAGCTCGCCGTCGGCGACGAGGTGCTGTCGTACGCGCGCAAGGACTGGGTGCAGCAGGGCACGTTCGCCGAGCTCGTCACCGTGCGCGCCGTCGACGTCGCGAGGAAGCCCGCCGGCATGTCGTGGGATGCGGCGGGTGCCCTGCCGCTCGCGGGGCTCACGGCCGAGCGCGTGCTCGACGCCGCCGGCGTCGGCGCCGACGACGTGCTGCTCGTGCACGGCGCGTCGGGCGGCGTCGGCACGCTCGCGGTGCAGCTCGCGCGGCTGCGCGGGGCACGCGTGATCGGCACCGGATCGCCGTCGGGCCACGACCGGCTGCGTGCGCTCGGCGCCGAGCCCGTCGCGTACGGCGAGGGGCTCGTGGACGCGGTCCGCGCCCTCGCGCCGGGCGGCGTCGACGCCGTGATCGACCTCGTCGGCGGCGTGCTGGAGCAGACGCTCGCGGTGCTGCG harbors:
- a CDS encoding phage holin family protein; this translates as MRFLLRIAGTALSIWVVTLIVPGIRVVPWAEGVWPEVGTLLLVAVVFGVINATIGNLIRIVAFPIYLLTLGIAALFVNALLLMCVHWLSEAVGFGLWIEGFWWGFLGAILISFGTWLVTVITRPLWRRERARDRD
- a CDS encoding histidinol-phosphate transaminase, with protein sequence MPVRLRDAIMAIPAYKQGRPAPEGGFKLSSNENPFPPLPSVVDAIVEQASTVNRYPAAGAPSLVAALAAKHGVAPERILVSDGSVSAIMQLVTAVAGPGDEVVFAWRSFEAYPLLVQVSGATPIMVPLTETAEHDLPAMAAAITERTRAVFVCSPNNPTGPIVTQEQWDAFIAQVPSDVLVMLDEAYVEFVQAPTVDGLAAQAAHDNVVILRTFSKAYGLAGLRVGYAIGDPSIVAAATISGIPLSVTGLATAAALASLEAEGELFARVEQLAADRDALQQRLADAGTPVPHAHGNFIWVAARPDQAEAIAGILDDVRIVARQFPDGVRITIAEREAHDGIVEAVRRIRELA
- a CDS encoding NADP-dependent oxidoreductase — protein: MSEQTMQAVVYDAFGGPERLEVREIPAPTPGPGEVRIRVLRAGVNPVDWKVLGGGLRGLMHHALPIVPGWDVAGVVDALGPDVPELAVGDEVLSYARKDWVQQGTFAELVTVRAVDVARKPAGMSWDAAGALPLAGLTAERVLDAAGVGADDVLLVHGASGGVGTLAVQLARLRGARVIGTGSPSGHDRLRALGAEPVAYGEGLVDAVRALAPGGVDAVIDLVGGVLEQTLAVLRDGGRHASIADSSAEQHGGRWVWVRPDGPRLEALAQRVASGELDVEIAGSYPLDDVAGAFAQSSSGTTRGKLVIHVAD
- a CDS encoding dihydrolipoamide acetyltransferase family protein, with protein sequence MMQEFRLPDPGEGLTEAEIVAWKVAVGDEVAVNDVILEIETAKSLVELPSPFAGRVEALLAEPGDTVEVGAPIIRIADGDAPAGEEAVDPSALEAQEAVADVQATITHDEPGAVLVGYGVRGDAQTRRRKPRTVEQPPQRTEPARPASVPAASAVPTIAKPPIRMLARDLDVDLRSVVGTGLAGEITRDDVVRAAEQASVFKNLETPAAWSGEREERIPVKGVRKAIAAAMVESAYSAPHVSVFVDVDATRTMEFVSRLKQSTDFAGVKVSPLLIMARAVLWAVRRNPNVNSTFTGEELVVHHYVNLGIAAATPRGLLVPNVKDAQDMSLLELAKALEQLTITARDGRTQPADLARGTITITNIGVFGMDTGTPILNPGETGIIALGTIKQKPWVVDGEVRPRFVTTVGGSFDHRAIDGDIVSRFVADVASILEEPALLLD
- a CDS encoding alpha-ketoacid dehydrogenase subunit beta, translated to MSEQATPEAAAPATEQMPIAKALTAGMRAAMAADDSVVLLGEDIGPLGGVFRVTDGLQAEFGTARVIDTPLAESGIVGAAIGLAMRGYRPVCEIQFDGFVYPAFDQIVSQLAKLTARHAGAVSFPVVIRIPYGGHIGAVEHHQESPEAYFAHTSGLRVVSPSTANDAYWMIQQAIQGNDPVIFLEPKAKYWAKGEVDRSAPPGPLHRSVVARSGTDVTLVGHGAMVHVLLQAAQIAEGEGTSCEVVDLRSLSPIDFAPIVESAQRTGRVVVAQEAPGHVSVGSEVAATIHERAFYSLEAPVLRVSGFDAPFPPAALEAVYLPDADRVLDAVDRVLAY
- a CDS encoding thiamine pyrophosphate-dependent enzyme, with product MTVALADLDEPLRLLDADGALVHGAETERWHALADALTLEDRIAMQRAMVVTRAVDMEARNLQRQGRLGLWVPSVGQEGGQVGMAFAMRDQDTVFPSYREHVIAHVRGVEWMQIVDVFRGARHGGWDPAATRGCRIYSLVIATQSLHATGYAMGVTMDGAVGTGDVERDEAVLVCYGDGATSQGDASESLVFSSTFDAPLVTYVQDNKWAISVPSRVQSRTPLHLRARGFGHRAHWIDGNDPLIAFAVGRAELDAARAGSGPGYVVADTYRMGAHTTSDDPTRYRSSEEEAAWQRRDPIARLAAHLRAQGVEDALLRNIDEEAADTAADVRRRTLEASSPPSDVIFDHVYTDPHEPLAQQKLALAEFEATFGGDA